TAAGTCCGGATAAGTCTACAAGTGTAAGTACCCAGTTAAAGCGGCATCAATGCCGTCATTCCTGCCTTTGCAGGAATGACGGGAAATATCAACACTTGTGGGCGCATGCAGAAGACATTACAAATCAAGACCAGATATGACCCTAACTTTTCGGGAAGACAAAGGGAGAAATAAAGAGAAAACTCCGTCTTCAAAAATAATCCTTGACCTTTCTTAACCAGTCCATTAAACTCGTTGTTATGAAAACCATGAAAACAATAAAAAATTCAAATTTTTCTTCGAATTGGATAATGCATGTCCAGGATTAAACGGTATCCGTTAAATCTGAAAAGGGAATTAATCATGAGCAGTAAGGAAATATTGGAAAAGGCAATCCAGCTTAAACCCCATGAGAAGCTTGCCATTATTGAGGGCTTATTAAGGAGCTTAGATGAGCCGAATAAAAATATTGATGAAATATGGGCTATCGAGGCTGAAAAAAGGTTAAGTGCTTATAGGAATGGTAGATTAAAAGGGATTCCAATGGAAGAGATTTTTCGTGAAGAGAAATGAAAATTATATTCACAGAACTTGCAAAAGCCGAACTTTTGGATGCTGTTGCATATTATGAACTTGAATATGAAGGCTTGGGGAAAAAGTTTAAAGAAGAAGTTAACGCTTCAATATTAAGAATAAACCAATTTCCAACAGCTTGGTCGGTTGAATGTGGCGAAGTCCGGAAATGTTTAATGCACAAGTTTCCATACAAGATACTTTATTCTATTGAAGAAGATCATATACTGATTATTGCTATTGCTCATCAGCACAGAAAGCCTGATTACTGGGTTGACCAAAAGGGTTAAGGTCGCAGCGCGGTAAATCCAGGACCAAATAAAATCGGTCAACAGACACGTGTGATATTTTATTAGGGCATAAGCCCTACCCTGCATTTGTTTTGAAGGGATATATCGGGAGTTCATGAGTAAGATACAGAGCAATTCCTAAATTGGCGTCCCGATAGGAAGGGAGAAAAATCCTCACAAAAAAGAGAACAAACAGGACAAAGGTAACTTTGTGCCTGGCATCTTGCCCCTCTAAGCCTAAGTAGTTACTCAGAAAAAGCAATATACTCCTATCAGGATGAACAATACACCGGCAGCCGTAGAGATTATTCTCTTGTCCAGTTTGCTCAGGAGATATTTACCCAGGTATATGGCCATAAGGGATAAAACAGCCAGAGCGGTTATGACGCCAAGAAACACCATGAAGGGATTGAACTTTGTGGCAAACAGGCCGGAAGCGATCTGGGTCTTGTCTCCCATTTCGGAGAGCAGCACGATACCGAATCCCGATAAAAAAGGATTTTTGAGCCTGCACTCCGATTCCTCTTCTTTCCTGCCTGCAAGAGTCAGGATGCCAAACAGGATAAATACGGCCCCGGAGATGATTTTGATATAATCAATGGGAACAAGGCGAAGCAGGAAGTTGCCGAAGATAATGGCCATACCGTCAGCTATACAAAAGGCCAGTAATACACCAGACAGCAGTTGAAAATACTTCCTGGTGTTCGATGCCAGACAAAAGATAGCCAGTTGGGTTTTATCACCCAGCTCTGCTATTCCAATCGTCAGGAAAGGAACTAAAAAATCCTTGATCATAATTCCCTCGAGAGTATGATAGTAATCAGGTTGTTGAGACTGTAGGCTGTTAGGCTAAAGCCTTTCTTGCGGTGCGGGAGATCGTTTTTCCCTGTGCGCTTTGTGTCCTCTCTCTATTATAAGCTTGGCTTATGTAAGTGCCATTCCTTTTAGGAAGGATAAAGGATTCATATGCAGTTATCAAGAGAATTCGAGGTGGCAAATTGAAAAATCCCGGATCAGAAATGACAAACCTTAGAAAATATGGTAATCCTCCCTATTCTGTTGCCGTCATTCACGGCGGTCCGGGTGCACGAGGAGAGATGGCTCCGGGAGGAGGACAGAGCGGAATATACATCCATCATCCGCATTCTGGATGACCCGGCAGCTCACGATAAAAATACCTTACTTGCCAGGCTCGGCTCATTGGCATCAAAGGCCGATGTCTGTGATCCGGTCATAGACGGGTCTGCGGGCATGAGCCCTGGATCGAACGGCAGGCAAAGGATGATTTTTACCAGGTTCTCGAAGAAGAACTGCATGGTACGGTCTAATTGGTTAAAATCCCGGTGGTGAATTTTCAAGCAAAATAACACTTGTTATTTACGCAAATCTGGATTATTATTTTTGCGATTCCTCGATGAAACTCTGAAAGTTATTGCATTCCCCAAATTTAGGAAAAACAAAGAATGACGGAAGATTATCGCAGCAAGGTCGCTTTAGTGATTGGCGGGAGCCGTGGAATAGGGCGGGCGATAGCATTACGGCTGGCCCGGTCGAGCTTTGATATCTGGCTCGCTTACCGGGAGAATCATGAAGCTGCGCAGACAGTCAGGGCAGAAGTGGAACAGGCAGGCAGGCTCTGTGATCTGTTTTCCTTCGATGTCGCTAATTACGATGAGACAAAAGCCGCTCTGGGAGAAAAAGTGGAAGCGCATGCTCCCTCGGTGGTGGTATATAATGTCGGTGTTGCCCGGGATAATCTTTTTATGTGGATGACAAAAGAGGAGTGGGACACGGTTCTTTCCACTAATCTTGACGGGTTCTATAATATCATGCACCTGGTGCTCTTTCCCATGCTGCGTGAGAAGCAGGGACGCATTGTGGTTATATCTTCGGTCTCCGGGCAGATCGGGCAGGCAGGTCAGGTGAATTATTCCGCTTCCAAAGCCGGACTGATCGGTGCAGTCAAGGCCCTGGCCAGAGAAGTCGGAAAGAAAAATATCCTGGTCAATGTCGTTTCTCCGGGAATGATTGAAACGGATATGACCAGGGAAATCCCCAAAGACAAAGTAATCCCCCTCATTCCATTACAGCGGTTCGGGACTCCGGAAGATGTGGCCTCGGTCGTTAACTTTTTATGCACCGAAGAGCATATGTACATTCATGGTCAGGTTATCGGCATCAACGGGGGGCTGGCTATTTAGATGGAGCGCTATGATGACCTCGTCGTTGGCAGTGGGGTAAGCGGTATGACCATTGCTCTCCTTCTGGCCATGAATGGACACAAGGTCCTGCTCCTGGAAAAAAATCCTCACCTTGGCGGAGCGATGGCCAGGTTTTACAAACAGGGTATCCCGTTTGACATAGGATTTCATTTTACCGGAGGGCTTTCCGACAATGGGATCCTTCGCCAGATGCTTTCGGTCCTCGAAATCGAGGAAGATATCCACCCTGTATTCCTCCTCCATGAGAAAGCCAATCAGCTCGTTTTTGAAGCGGAACAAAATTCATACGAGATGCCGGCTGGAATACAGAATCTGCAAAGTAAGTTAAAAGGATACTTCCCTGACGAATGCCCGGCAATTGACCGGTATTTCGCTCTGGTACAGAAGGTTTGCAGGCAAACTGTTACTACTGATTTAAGCAGGATTTCCCTGTCCCCGGATATGCTCGACGAAGATTTCATCAGCCTTGATCAGGTCCTGAACCAGTTAACTGACAATCAATCCTTAAAAGGCGTGTTATCGGCGTATTGTCTGTGCTACGGCGTGAAACCGCAGGAGGTCTCTTTTGCCAATCACAGCAGGATATGTCTGAATCAATATGAATCGATGGCCCGGGTTGAGGGGGGCGGAGATGCCTTTATTCAAGCCTTTGAGAAACAGTTTGCCCGCTATGATGTTGACATTATGAATAACAGATACCTGAGCGAAATGGTCGATATCAAAAATAATTCCGTTCAGCGGTTCGTTCTGAACACGGGAGAAGAAATAACCTGCAGCCGGTGTATTCTGACTATCCACCCCACGGAGATACTCAAGATACTGCCCCGGAAATATTTGAGCAAAGCCTTTATTGACCGGATATCGGCCTTTGAATCGTCAGCCGGATTTTTTTCGCTCTTCGGGGTCCTCCAGGCTGAGGGTCCTGAAGGTGAAAACAAAGATAATTTCCAGCCCTCGATTGTTACTCTTCTCCCATCCGGGGATTTGAATCAGATGCTCGATCCGGAATATTCCGGCACGCCTTCGTTGATTATCATGAAGTATCTGGAGGCAGTCAACGGGAAAACCTACCGGCTGGTAAGTGCCTTCGAACCATCTTTTTTCGAACATGCAGTTGCCTGGAAAGATTCACAAACCGGCAAAAGGCCTGCGGATTACCAAAAATACAAACAGCAGCGAATTGAGAGTATAACCGAGCGCATCCATAAATTCTATCCGGAATTCAAAAACTCCCTTCAGGTGATGGATGCGGCTTCGATTTTGACCTACCGGGATTATCTGCATTCACCCGAGGGGTCAGCTTATGGCATAAAGCAAAAAGTCGGACAGTATAACCTTTTTGGAAGGCTTCACCTTCGCAACATCTACGTTGCCGGTCAGAGCGCCCTGTTACCCGGATTGGTAGGGGCAATGATGTCATCGTTTATCATGGGCCGGGGCATAGTTGGCAAAGAAACATTCACCCGGTTTATCGAACAGAGATTATGCAATTGAAGCGAGTAGTCATAACAGGAGTTGGTGCAGTCTGCGGGTTAGGCCAGGACGTTCCCTCTCTTATCGAGGGAATCGAACAGG
The sequence above is a segment of the bacterium genome. Coding sequences within it:
- a CDS encoding TMEM165/GDT1 family protein — encoded protein: MIKDFLVPFLTIGIAELGDKTQLAIFCLASNTRKYFQLLSGVLLAFCIADGMAIIFGNFLLRLVPIDYIKIISGAVFILFGILTLAGRKEEESECRLKNPFLSGFGIVLLSEMGDKTQIASGLFATKFNPFMVFLGVITALAVLSLMAIYLGKYLLSKLDKRIISTAAGVLFILIGVYCFF
- a CDS encoding NAD(P)-binding protein, producing the protein MERYDDLVVGSGVSGMTIALLLAMNGHKVLLLEKNPHLGGAMARFYKQGIPFDIGFHFTGGLSDNGILRQMLSVLEIEEDIHPVFLLHEKANQLVFEAEQNSYEMPAGIQNLQSKLKGYFPDECPAIDRYFALVQKVCRQTVTTDLSRISLSPDMLDEDFISLDQVLNQLTDNQSLKGVLSAYCLCYGVKPQEVSFANHSRICLNQYESMARVEGGGDAFIQAFEKQFARYDVDIMNNRYLSEMVDIKNNSVQRFVLNTGEEITCSRCILTIHPTEILKILPRKYLSKAFIDRISAFESSAGFFSLFGVLQAEGPEGENKDNFQPSIVTLLPSGDLNQMLDPEYSGTPSLIIMKYLEAVNGKTYRLVSAFEPSFFEHAVAWKDSQTGKRPADYQKYKQQRIESITERIHKFYPEFKNSLQVMDAASILTYRDYLHSPEGSAYGIKQKVGQYNLFGRLHLRNIYVAGQSALLPGLVGAMMSSFIMGRGIVGKETFTRFIEQRLCN
- a CDS encoding type II toxin-antitoxin system RelE/ParE family toxin codes for the protein MKIIFTELAKAELLDAVAYYELEYEGLGKKFKEEVNASILRINQFPTAWSVECGEVRKCLMHKFPYKILYSIEEDHILIIAIAHQHRKPDYWVDQKG
- a CDS encoding addiction module protein — its product is MSSKEILEKAIQLKPHEKLAIIEGLLRSLDEPNKNIDEIWAIEAEKRLSAYRNGRLKGIPMEEIFREEK
- the fabG gene encoding 3-oxoacyl-ACP reductase FabG, yielding MTEDYRSKVALVIGGSRGIGRAIALRLARSSFDIWLAYRENHEAAQTVRAEVEQAGRLCDLFSFDVANYDETKAALGEKVEAHAPSVVVYNVGVARDNLFMWMTKEEWDTVLSTNLDGFYNIMHLVLFPMLREKQGRIVVISSVSGQIGQAGQVNYSASKAGLIGAVKALAREVGKKNILVNVVSPGMIETDMTREIPKDKVIPLIPLQRFGTPEDVASVVNFLCTEEHMYIHGQVIGINGGLAI